One Amycolatopsis thermophila DNA segment encodes these proteins:
- a CDS encoding TioE family transcriptional regulator has product MVTLKPADLAREHGISTQAVRNYERDGFLPPADRTPSGYRIYTDLHAAALRAFLALVPAYGHATAGRIMNAVNEGRLDSALTLVDRGHAQLLRDRETLGAVRNAVGHLTTGAPVPAHEPARTIGELARRLDVTPATLRKWEEAGILTPARNPATGYRIYRPGDVRDAELAHLLRRGGYLLDHIAGVVRQIRDAGGTEGLADALRAWQGKLTAQGVAMLDAAAHLGRYLRLVPTDRP; this is encoded by the coding sequence GTGGTCACCCTGAAACCCGCCGACCTCGCGCGCGAGCACGGCATCTCGACCCAGGCGGTCCGCAACTACGAGCGGGACGGGTTCCTCCCGCCCGCCGACCGCACGCCCAGCGGGTACCGGATCTACACGGACCTGCACGCGGCGGCGCTGCGCGCCTTCCTCGCGCTCGTCCCCGCGTACGGGCACGCCACGGCCGGCCGGATCATGAACGCGGTCAACGAGGGCCGGCTCGACTCCGCGTTGACGCTCGTCGACCGCGGCCACGCCCAGCTGCTGCGCGACCGGGAAACCCTCGGCGCGGTGCGGAACGCGGTCGGTCACCTGACGACCGGCGCCCCGGTTCCCGCGCACGAGCCGGCACGGACGATCGGCGAGCTGGCGCGACGGCTCGACGTCACACCGGCGACCCTGCGCAAGTGGGAGGAGGCCGGGATCCTCACGCCCGCCCGGAACCCGGCGACCGGCTACCGGATCTACCGCCCTGGCGACGTGCGGGACGCCGAACTCGCGCACCTGCTCCGGCGCGGTGGCTACCTGCTGGACCACATCGCGGGGGTGGTGCGGCAGATCCGCGACGCGGGCGGCACGGAAGGGCTGGCCGATGCTCTGCGGGCGTGGCAGGGGAAACTCACCGCGCAGGGCGTCGCGATGCTGGACGCGGCCGCGCACCTGGGTCGGTACCTGCGCCTGGTGCCTACAGATCGCCCATGA